The genome window TACGTGATAGCGGTGAATTACGGGTCCCTCCCGTCGGCGTTGCTCATCCCCATCCTCTTCTCCATCGGGTTCGCCGCGGGAGCCGCTTGGGGCATACCACCAGCGATCCTGAGAGCTAAACTCAACGTGAACGAGGTCATCTCCACCCTCATGCTGTACTACATCCTGTATTGGGTGTTCCAGCACCTCATCCACGGTCCTTGGAAGGCTAAGGAGAAGGTCGGACAGCTCACTTACGGCGGCTTCGCCCACACGGAGGTGATACCAGAAGCGTCTCACCTTCCCCTGATAGATGGCACTAGGATCCACTGGCCCACCCTCCTGATAGCTGTGATCACCTCCATCTTGGCCTACCTGATCCTGAGGAAGACCCCTTGGGGGTTCGAGATGAGGGCCATTGGAAGCAATCCCGATGCCGCCTCGGCGGCTGGCATGAGCTACATGAGGACCGTGGTTCTGGCCATGGTGGTGAGCGGTGGCTTGGCGGGGATCGCAGGAGTGGGGGAACTTTGCGGCGTACAGAAGAGGTTCACTCCCGAGTTCCTCTCCGGATACGGGTTCTCCGGAATAATAACCGCTTGGCTGGGGGGTAACAACCCTCTAAGCCTGATCGTGACGAATTTCCTCTATGGAGGACTTTTAGTCGGTGGAGAATACATAATGATAACGTACAGGCTTCCCATAGGGGTAGTGGATCTCTTCAACGGGATAATACTATTCTTCATCCTCGCTGGCGAGTTTCTGGTGAGGTACAGGGTGGTGAGGGGATGATCGAGGCCAAGCTAATCGAGAATATCCTCTGGATAGGCTTGAGGTCGGCGACGCCTCTCCTCCTCGCGGCACTAGGTGAGATATATGCAGAGAGATCCGGAATTCTGAACTTAGGTGTTGAGGGAATGATGGCCGTGGGTGCCTTGAGCTCTTTCGCGACCGCCCTAGTCACAGGGAACCCGTGGTTGGGAGTTCTGGTCGGGATGCTTTCCGGGGGCTCGCTATCGATGATACATGGAGCCATAAGCATAGGACTCAAGGGAAATCAGGTGGTTTCGGGGCTTGCCCTGACCATGTTCGGCCTAGGACTCAGCAGCGTCCTCGGAAGGGTTTACGTGGGAAACCAGCTACCAGTGGAG of Thermoproteota archaeon contains these proteins:
- a CDS encoding ABC transporter permease — its product is MRLRVIKRLETSRKIMILVRISSVFAALMTASIVFLVYGLNPVDVYSSIFYNAFATRIGVTESVVRMIPLLLVSSGLALVFRTGFWNIGAEGQLLAGAMAAYVIAVNYGSLPSALLIPILFSIGFAAGAAWGIPPAILRAKLNVNEVISTLMLYYILYWVFQHLIHGPWKAKEKVGQLTYGGFAHTEVIPEASHLPLIDGTRIHWPTLLIAVITSILAYLILRKTPWGFEMRAIGSNPDAASAAGMSYMRTVVLAMVVSGGLAGIAGVGELCGVQKRFTPEFLSGYGFSGIITAWLGGNNPLSLIVTNFLYGGLLVGGEYIMITYRLPIGVVDLFNGIILFFILAGEFLVRYRVVRG